A genome region from Arachis duranensis cultivar V14167 chromosome 8, aradu.V14167.gnm2.J7QH, whole genome shotgun sequence includes the following:
- the LOC107461297 gene encoding uncharacterized protein LOC107461297 has translation MSREINIDLKPGGYVRGYSVEFEDKIPRVGRRDGHGEGKRWLNERRGPKELPDSRFELGTGEIGFAKNVDDDFRVGTREEYGWESGRYSGRGNNREFGHELWRPSLKKQVQKKSALLRIQNAKPSYRNREIEQLRNAGYSAESNTNDFRGKEQCGHVGHGMKQEEREGSPVELDISFESNSLVAKAIVTASTSTVVTDTNMNSVSDADLTPSEKRKKVSVSDSDCSGLEAAKVSRDVVTLNSSSCKVNDCSGSVNDLSLQNNVVNPCSQPCTRETDSVKNEVAGGSTKIHSGKSSPRVVKKKKVVKRVVKKVVGNPKSTMSNSRSANKVHGCVQPDRVIPSSSSVSVPNKVEPCLEQKNITVDKMSMPGHSSYNLSKDRNQLLEDRNGDLTLLSLGPHSRSRECETDEDSDTQKGAARFESGLNIPNSQSCASTGEAKKIDSECLDANNSVHDLRRMPDTNMVPELLNGSTSKINDVGCDIKQLCQNQESQSCENYSNVRCPQNGFVIDVVDDSVLSSADNIGKSDRTNTDNSASSVYGLISGDLKGSTEKLTVTECGLTGESGFGLMVPTIITKYAILEENPDVINPASSSAMSAPSNSGKIKIHSGTDCIQNAIAVTQGSYSGLVNLEDGTAGQCSDITNDAVKDVSPSYAAISSENCGKEEPFSSSNLSVGFGEGDTNNMKKRKARTHSKFLHSKMEGISPKPVNSVSHANDWDTASSVKVKDACCSEVLDQSVQSLGSNLESCLNGIITLHGKKELSEAELCVRDNEIDDANYLSLLSKGIKVTTTSELSDAVVVSKSCADFPVSFSDKQAPEKEVALSSMDVLFSAQSLSCSEDSRKLSDNFVGGSCDARYANNETMSSDHFELKNSDFASYSLREDLDIQFPLLDGECKENGTQMQTDILASGYNKGDMKDSLIHQQSIVSHPSDGDLEEDAPEAPSDVCSQGISEAPERGNLNCTSIQDENNCGDISAVEHGSDLPTCTSPIQHTNKIMKSANATGHSNPVERNLMRQSSQVNSKVSNNGPVSYFSENGSKNTLGGAMPKTQKGRSFIISKSNSKTSASSTHLSNPRTWRRSGNNSQGSLPGNKLSPGKFLPKRQILDRKGNFQNTSYIRKGNSLVRQPTTVSFTQISSVNKSPLSLDELSKSTRSGSRIDVSDQLTLKTGVAEVPQQSQRKPSLSIGTLSEENISSPLVEPPSSGCYENASDPRKLIDINDTPNSSKDDSNQYETPDNQSSPLSKLENQVEANDGHISSFSTKRIVYTKPKTNQLVATSNSRDEKSQTAFSEGYYKRCKNQLVRNMNQTVAVPKATLDSDGQGSCKVLCNRKLSKRQLHKVAGRSFKSLRASLVWTLCGKKSPKNGHNSWHSQRVLPQLFPWKRPTYLRSVVHNSASCSNSTFLSAVRKMDTVYTRSTRGFSLWKSKVLSVGGSSLKWSKSIEKNSKQANEEATLAVAAVERKKREQKGAACVGSHANKRIFPIGSVRYKMDPSRRTLQRISGGQDFYDESLSSATADSGLVVKRAYIPRRLVIGNDEYVRIGNGNQLIRDPKKRTRKLANEKVRWSLHTARQRLARKQKYCQFFTRFGKCNKEGGKCPYVHDPSKIAVCTKFLNGLCSTPSCKLTHKVIPERMPDCSYFLQGLCTNRNCPYRHVNVNPKASVCEGFLKGYCADGNECRKKHSCICPTFQATGTCTKGTRCKLHHPEKQKGKKRKRSGDQSNSNSRGRYFASVPINVSEAGIVVIPGQRDLSDDLEGELTDYISLQDDYTKTVGQSLALTLCDSDSLSLQLEDYEVNIKPTLLMKTKGTPRSSWSSVLQS, from the exons ATGTCAAGGGAGATTAATATTGATTTGAAACCCGGGGGGTATGTTCGCGGGTATAGTGTGGAATTCGAGGATAAGATTCCCAGGGTTGGAAGAAGAGATGGGCATGGCGAAGGCAAGAGGTGGTTGAATGAGAGGAGGGGACCTAAGGAGTTGCCTGATTCACGGTTCGAATTGGGGACCGGCGAGATTGGTTTTGCTAAGaatgttgatgatgattttcGCGTTGGGACGCGTGAGGAATATGGATGGGAATCGGGTAGATATAGTGGCAGAGGGAACAACAGGGAGTTTGGTCATGAATTATGGCGACCTTCTCTAAAGAAACAGGTTCAAAAGAAGAGTGCTCTTCTTAGGATCCAGAATGCAAAACCAAGTTATAGGAATCGTGAGATTGAACAATTACGGAATGCTGGTTATTCTGCTGAGTCTAACACTAATGATTTCAGGGGCAAGGAGCAGTGTGGGCATGTAGGTCATGGgatgaaacaagaagaaagggaaggaaGTCCTGTGGAGCTTGATATCTCTTTTGAATCAAATTCCCTGGTTGCGAAGGCTATTGTGACCGCTTCGACTTCGACTGTTGTTACTGATACAAATATGAATTCTGTCTCTGATGCTGATTTAACTCCCtcagaaaagagaaaaaaggttTCAGTATCCGATAGTGATTGTTCTGGTTTGGAAGCTGCAAAAGTATCTAGGGATGTTGTAACTTTGAATAGCTCATCATGCAAAGTGAATGACTGCTCTGGATCTGTGAATGATTTAAGCTTACAGAATAATGTTGTTAATCCTTGTTCTCAACCTTGCACCCGTGAGACTGATAGTGTGAAAAATGAGGTTGCAGGTGGAAGTACCAAAATTCACTCTGGTAAGTCCTCCCCAAGGGTTGTCAAGAAGAAAAAAGTTGTCAAGAGAGTAGTGAAGAAAGTTGTTGGAAATCCAAAATCTACAATGTCAAATTCACGATCAGCGAATAAGGTTCATGGATGTGTGCAACCTGATCGAGTCATACCTAGTTCTTCATCTGTCTCTGTTCCCAACAAAGTTGAACCTTGTCTGGAGCAGAAAAACATCACTGTAGACAAGATGTCAATGCCTGGCCATAGTTCATACAATTTATCAAAGGATCGGAATCAATTGCTTGAAGATAGAAATGGAGATCTAACCCTGCTGAGTTTGGGGCCACATTCCAGGTCACGAGAATGTGAAACTGATGAAGATTCAGATACTCAGAAAGGAGCCGCCAGGTTTGAAAGTGGTCTTAACATTCCAAATTCTCAATCTTGTGCTTCTACTGGTGAAGCTAAAAAGATTGATTCTGAGTGTTTAGATGCAAATAATTCTGTCCATGACTTGCGTAGAATGCCAGATACTAACATGGTTCCTGAATTATTAAATGGAAGTACTTCCAAAATCAATGATGTGGGTTGTGATATTAAACAGCTATGTCAGAATCAAGAGTCTCAATCATGTGAGAATTATTCAAATGTAAGATGTCCACAGAATGGGTTTGTTATAGATGTAGTAGATGACAGCGTTCTTAGTTCAGCTGACAATATTGGTAAGTCAGATCGCACTAATACAGATAACTCTGCTAGTAGCGTTTATGGCCTAATTTCTGGTGATCTTAAAGGATCTACAGAGAAGCTTACAGTTACTGAATGTGGTCTTACTGGTGAATCTGGTTTTGGACTTATGGTCCCTACTATTATCAccaagtatgctattttggaaGAAAATCCAGACGTGATCAACCCTGCATCAAGCAGCGCAATGTCTGCCCCTTCAAATTCAGGAAAAATTAAGATTCACTCTGGTACAGATTGCATACAAAATGCTATTGCTGTGACACAGGGTTCTTATAGTGGACTGGTCAATTTAGAAGATGGTACCGCTGGTCAGTGTTCTGACATCACTAATGATGCTGTGAAGGATGTTTCCCCCAGTTACGCTGCCATATCTTCTGAGAATTGTGGCAAGGAAGAGCCATTTTCAAGTTCTAATCTTTCTGTTGGATTTGGTGAAGGGGATACAAACaatatgaaaaagagaaaagctaGGACTCATTCAAAGTTTTTGCACTCAAAGATGGAGGGAATTTCTCCAAAACCTGTAAATTCAGTTAGCCATGCAAATGATTGGGATACTGCCTCAAGTGTGAAGGTGAAGGATGCATGTTGTTCAGAAGTTTTGGATCAATCTGTTCAAAGCTTAGGTTCTAACCTGGAATCGTGCTTGAATGGGATCATTACTTTACATGGGAAAAAGGAGCTTTCAGAGGCTGAGCTTTGTGTTAGAGATAATGAGATTGATGATGCAAATTATCTTTCACTATTATCTAAAGGGATCAAAGTCACGACTACCTCTGAGTTGAGTGATGCAGTTGTGGTATCCAAATCTTGTGCGGATTTTCCTGTTTCTTTCAGTGATAAACAAGCACCCGAAAAAGAAGTTGCATTGTCAAGCATGGATGTTCTGTTTAGTGCACAATCATTGTCATGTTCAGAGGATAGTAGGAAATTGTCTGACAATTTTGTTGGAGGTTCTTGTGACGCTAGATATGCAAATAATGAAACCATGAGTTCTGACCATTTTGAATTAAAGAACTCAGATTTTGCATCTTATTCACTTCGTGAGGACTTGGACATTCAGTTCCCATTGTTGGATGGTGAATGCAAAGAAAATGGCACTCAAATGCAAACTGACATTTTGGCGTCTGGATATAATAAGGGAGATATGAAGGACAGTTTAATTCATCAACAGAGCATTGTGTCCCATCCTTCCGATGGTGATTTGGAGGAGGATGCACCTGAAGCACCATCAGATGTGTGTTCTCAAGGGATATCGGAAGCACCTGAGAGAGGGAATTTAAATTGTACATCAATCCAAGATGAAAACAATTGTGGGGATATATCTGCAGTTGAACATGGTTCTGATTTGCCTACTTGTACTTCACCAATACAGCATACTAATAAGATTATGAAGTCAGCTAATGCAACTGGGCATAGTAACCCAGTTGAGAGGAATCTAATGCGACAATCATCCCAAGTCAACTCCAAGGTTTCAAATAATGGTCCagtttcttatttttcagaAAATGGGAGCAAAAATACCCTTGGAGGTGCCATGCCAAAAACTCAAAAGGGTCGTTCGTTCATCATTTCAAAGTCAAATTCAAAGACATCTGCCTCTTCAACCCATCTCTCAAATCCTCGAACTTGGCGACGTTCTGGTAATAATTCTCAAGGTTCTTTACCTGGAAACAAGCTTTCGCCAGGAAAATTTCTTCCCAAAAGGCAAATTCTAGATAGGAAAGGAAACTTTCAGAATACCTCTTACATTCGTAAAGGTAACAGTCTTGTAAGACAGCCTACTACAGTTTCTTTTACTCAGATCTCTTCTGTAAATAAGTCACCTTTGAGCTTAGATGAATTATCAAAGAGTACCAGATCTGGGAGCAGGATTGATGTGTCAGATCAACTGACCTTGAAAACAGGAGTAGCAGAGGTCCCTCAGCAGAGTCAGAGAAAACCTTCACTTTCCATTGGCACATTATCAGAGGAAAATATATCTTCCCCATTGGTAGAACCTCCTTCCAGTGGTTGCTATGAAAATGCATCAGATCCTAGAAAACTGATAGATATCAATGATACACCAAACTCTTCCAAAGATGATTCAAATCAGTATGAAACTCCTGATAATCAAAGTAGTCCACTGAGTAAGCTGGAGAACCAAGTTGAAGCCAATGATGGACACATTTCTTCTTTCAGCACCAAGAGAATTGTATATACAAAGCCCAAAACAAATCAGTTGGTAGCGACTTCAAATTCTCGTGATGAGAAGTCCCAAACAGCCTTCTCTGAAGGCTACTACAAGAGGTGCAAAAATCAGTTAGTTAGGAATATGAACCAGACTGTTGCAGTGCCGAAAGCCACTCTAGATTCTGATGGTCAGGGGTCTTGTAAGGTGCTTTGCAACAGAAAGCTTAGTAAGAGGCAGTTACATAAAG TTGCTGGGAGATCATTCAAATCTTTAAGAGCCTCATTAGTCTGGACATTATGTGGCAAAAAGTCACCTAAAAATGGCCATAATTCATGGCATTCTCAAAGGGTTTTGCCTCAGTTATTTCCATGGAAAAGACCAACATATTTAAGAAGCGTCGTTCATAATTCTGCTTCATGTTCCAATAGTACCTTCTTATCAGCAGTTAG AAAGATGGATACTGTTTACACTAGGTCAACCCGTGGGTTTTCTCTTTGGAAATCCAAGGTATTAAGTGTTGGTGGGTCTAGTTTAAAATGGTCCAAATCCATTGAGAAGAACTCAAAGCAAGCTAATGAG GAGGCCACACTTGCTGTTGCTGCAGTAGAGAGGAAAAAGAGAGAGCAAAAAGGTGCAGCTTGCGTTGGTTCCCATGCAAATA AACGTATATTCCCTATTGGTTCAGTTCGCTACAAAATGGATCCTTCCAGGCGCACACTTCAGAGGATTTCAGGTGGTCAGGATTTCT ATGATGAATCCCTGTCGTCTGCCACTGCTGATTCGGGCTTGGTTGTGAAAAGAGCTTACATTCCTAGGAGATTGGTGATTGGAAATGATGA ATATGTCCGAATTGGAAATGGTAATCAGCTTATCAGAGACCCAAAAAAACGAACTCGAAAATTGGCAAATGAAAAAGTTAGATGGAGCTTGCATACTGCCAGGCAACGGTTGGCTCGAAAGCAGAAGTATTGTCAGTTTTTTACAAGATTTGGGAAATGTAACAAGGAGGGTGGGAAATGCCCTTATGTTCATGATCCCTCAAAAATTGCTGTCTGTACTAAGTTCCTGAATGGTTTATGTTCTACTCCCAGCTGCAAATTGACTCATAAG GTTATACCAGAGAGAATGCCAgattgttcttattttctgcAAG GCTTATGCACAAACCGAAATTGCCCATATAGACATGTCAATGTGAACCCTAAGGCTTCTGTTTGTGAAGGATTTCTCAAGGGTTATTGTGCTGATGGGAATGAG TGTAGGAAGAAGCACAGTTGTATCTGTCCTACTTTTCAAGCAACGGGCACCTGTACGAAAGGAACCAGATGCAAGCTTCATCATCCCGAAAaacaaaagggaaagaaaaggaagagatcTGGAGATCAGAGTAATAGTAACAGCAGAGGGCGTTACTTTGCTTCTGTTCCGATTAATGTTTCTGAAGCTGGAATCGTAGTTATTCCAGGGCAACGTGATCTGAGTGATGATCTTGAAGGAGAACTTACTGACTACATCAGCCTTCAGGATGACTATACAAAAACTGTTGGTCAATCATTAGCGCTAACATTGTGCGACAGCGATTCCTTGAGCTTGCAGTTGGAAGATTATGAAGTAAATATCAAACCAACTCTTTTAATGAAAACAAAAGGCACGCCGCGATCTTCTTGGTCCAGTGTCCTGCAAAGTTAG